A single Aspergillus chevalieri M1 DNA, chromosome 3, nearly complete sequence DNA region contains:
- a CDS encoding RNA exonuclease (COG:L;~EggNog:ENOG410PGWF;~InterPro:IPR012337,IPR036397,IPR013520,IPR034922;~PFAM:PF00929;~go_function: GO:0003676 - nucleic acid binding [Evidence IEA]), with product MGKRKFSDDDDPVKDTSGASNGFGIAQTLMRLQNTNETPENGAPEESRESQNGDGGESDKQVKKQKRVDGEKVKYPVLTYVEGRLSSSIRIADLQGLLLYCFADGVAPQWISIKYPGHVRKIVVLMVPGLETGMFDGTISLDSHAQEANCEVIEPQENPEDARKEDFQRWKQGLPPEDRSHRFSPRSLSRENLAEPLQPLADMFPHVWPVKTPGDPKYNKVHSPLQAVLMSSLPKTKESGKGPKPARADKFVPKRTPITTFINSKNDLQENDYVLHPALLHTDQEKRANEELRKRTNTSTDDGWVDTHVPSLEAAKIPDTEIQQGSMTAGHDVLAMDCEMCITEGGKSELARISLVRWDGETVLDEFVKPERPIIDYLTRFSGITKEKLDPVTTTLADIQQKLLSILTPRTVLVGHSLDSDMNALKLTHPFIVDTTIIYPHPRGPPLKCSLKWLTQKYLGKEIQKGQAGHDSIEDAIAVLDLVKLKCEKGERWGTSDASTESIFRRLARSPRSGKPSADSEQQEGRTGAVVDWGNPERGFGAHANVAIGCSDDDEIVKGISSVVNGNENNPSIPQGGVDFTWARLRELELLRGWCNRAPDPNNANESTPLNPPLEGTTPTTSTSTDGPAAAEKKLSDSVSQTVSNISRIYDSLPPCTLFMVYSGTGDPREVSRLQNMHKTFRQEYNSRKPWDELSVKWTDAEEQALKNACDRARNGCGFMCVK from the coding sequence ATGGGAAAGCGAAAGTTTTCGGACGATGATGACCCAGTCAAGGATACTTCTGGGGCTAGTAATGGTTTTGGAATTGCGCAGACATTGATGCGACTCCAGAACACCAATGAAACCCCCGAGAATGGCGCACCGGAAGAGTCGAGAGAGTCGCAAAACGGTGACGGCGGCGAATCCGATAAACAGGTCAAGAAGCAGAAACGGGTAGATGGTGAGAAGGTCAAATACCCCGTTCTCACATACGTGGAGGGCAGACTATCGTCGTCGATTCGCATCGCGGATCTGCAGGGCCTGCTCCTCTATTGTTTCGCGGATGGTGTCGCGCCGCAGTGGATATCGATCAAATACCCAGGGCATGTTCGGAAAATTGTCGTATTGATGGTTCCGGGATTAGAGACTGGCATGTTTGATGGGACAATATCGTTAGATTCACACGCCCAAGAGGCAAATTGTGAGGTGATCGAACCACAGGAGAACCCGGAGGACGCCAGAAAGGAGGATTTCCAAAGGTGGAAACAAGGACTTCCTCCGGAAGACCGGTCGCATCGCTTTAGCCCCCGTTCGCTATCGCGCGAGAACCTTGCGGAGCCATTACAGCCTCTAGCAGACATGTTCCCCCATGTCTGGCCTGTGAAGACGCCTGGCGACCCCAAGTACAACAAGGTCCACTCTCCACTTCAGGCGGTTCTTATGTCTTCTCTCCCGAAAACCAAGGAGAGCGGGAAGGGCCCTAAACCAGCAAGAGCAGACAAGTTTGTGCCTAAGCGGACTCCAATCACCACTTTCATCAACTCTAAGAATGATCTGCAAGAGAATGATTACGTCTTACACCCGGCTCTCCTACATACGGACCAGGAAAAGCGCGCCAATGAAGAGCTCAGGAAGCGTACTAATACATCCACCGATGATGGATGGGTCGACACCCATGTTCCAAGTCTGGAAGCTGCAAAGATACCCGATACGGAGATCCAACAAGGCAGCATGACGGCGGGTCACGACGTGCTAGCCATGGACTGCGAAATGTGCATCACAGAAGGTGGCAAGTCGGAACTCGCCCGCATCAGCTTAGTCCGCTGGGACGGCGAAACAGTGCTGGACGAGTTCGTAAAGCCGGAACGGCCCATAATCGACTACCTCACCAGATTCTCTGGCATTACGAAGGAAAAACTGGACCCCGTTACGACAACCCTTGCTGATATCCAACAAAAGCTCCTTTCCATTCTCACCCCTCGTACCGTATTGGTCGGACACTCGCTCGATTCCGACATGAACGCATTAAAACTTACCCACCCGTTCATTGTGGATACCACCATCATTTACCCACACCCGCGCGGGCCGCCGCTTAAATGCAGCCTTAAGTGGCTCACGCAGAAATACCTGGGCAAGGAGATCCAGAAGGGCCAAGCAGGCCATGACTCGATCGAAGACGCGATCGCCGTTCTTGACCTCGTTAAGCTGAAATGTGAAAAGGGCGAGCGCTGGGGCACCAGCGACGCCTCAACTGAGAGCATCTTCCGCCGTCTTGCGCGCTCCCCGCGCTCAGGGAAACCATCAGCTGATAGCGAACAGCAAGAAGGCCGTACAGGTGCTGTTGTTGATTGGGGTAACCCGGAGCGCGGGTTCGGCGCGCATGCAAACGTCGCCATTGGATGCAGTGACGACGACGAGATTGTCAAAGGAATTTCCTCCGTCGTAAACGGAAATGAAAACAACCCCTCTATCCCGCAAGGTGGAGTCGACTTCACCTGGGCCCGTCTTCGTGAACTCGAACTTCTCCGCGGATGGTGCAATCGCGCCCCAGACCCGAATAACGCCAACGAATCGACACCTCTAAACCCTCCTCTTGAAGGAACAACACCTACCACTTCAACATCCACAGATGGCCCAGCAGCCGCTGAGAAGAAACTCTCAGACTCCGTCTCCCAAACCGTTTCCAATATCTCCCGCATCTATGACTCTTTGCCTCCATGTACGCTTTTCATGGTCTACTCTGGCACGGGTGACCCGCGAGAGGTTAGCCGCTTACAGAATATGCACAAGACGTTCCGCCAGGAGTACAACTCGCGGAAACCGTGGGATGAGTTGAGCGTTAAGTGGACGGACGCAGAGGAACAGGCTTTGAAGAACGCTTGTGACCGGGCGAGAAACGGATGTGGGTTTATGTGTGTGAAGTAA
- the GRX4 gene encoding PICOT family protein (COG:O;~EggNog:ENOG410PFJ2;~InterPro:IPR002109,IPR036249,IPR004480,IPR033658, IPR013766;~PFAM:PF00462,PF00085;~go_function: GO:0015035 - protein disulfide oxidoreductase activity [Evidence IEA]) yields the protein MSTVQEITDEAVFASHISSIPPSCLLVLYFHAPWAAPCAQMHTVLSTLASQYPVTTPPSVSFISLNAEELPDISEDYDVTAVPFVVLVRAGEVLDAISGSDAARVRDAVERFAGRGASDGGAGAAPKSQIPPPLSATPRQDNAPTTATQAPVSAEQSKQALFARLEELVKAAPVMLFMKGSPSAPQCGFSRTLVGILRERSVKYGFFNILADEDVRQGLKEFAEWPTFPQLWVKGELVGGLDIVKEELNNDPGFLNEFSVNRPAAA from the exons ATGTCGACCGTCCAAGAAATCACAGACGAGGCGGTCTTCGCCTCGCACATCTCCTCCATCCCCCCGTCCTGCCTGCTCGTGCTCTACTTCCACGCGCCATGGGCCGCCCCATGCGCCCAGATGCACACCGTCCTCTCCACCCTCGCGTCCCAATACCCCGTCACTACCCCGCCCTCCGTGTCCTTCATTAGTCTCAACGCCGAAGAACTCCCCGACATCTCAGAGGATTACGACGTCACCGCCGTCCCCTTCGTCGTTCTCGTGCGCGCAGGCGAAGTCCTTGACGCGATCAGCGGCAGCGACGCTGCTCGCGTGCGTGACGCCGTTGAGCGCTTTGCCGGCCGCGGCGCTTCTGacggtggtgctggtgctgctccGAAAAGCCAGATTCCGCCGCCGCTGAGTGCGACTCCGAGACAGGATAATGCCCCCACGACTGCGACGCAGGCGCCCGTTTCTGCAGAGCAGTCGAAGCAGGCGCTGTTTGCGAGgttggaggagttggtgAAGGCTGCGCCGGTTATGCTGTTTATGAAGGGGAGTCCCAGCGCGCCGCAGTGTGGCTTTAGTCGGACATTGGTGGGAATTCTGCGCGAGCGGAGTGTTAAGTATGGGTTCTTTAATATCTTGGCCGATGAGGATGTGAGACAGGGTTTGAAGGAGTTTGCGGAGTGGCCTACGTTCCCGCAGTTGTGGGTTAAGGGTGAATTGGTTGGTGGTTTGGATATT GTCAAGGAAGAGCTGAACAACGACCCGGGCTTCCTTAACGAGTTCTCCGTTAACAGACCGGCTGCCGCTTAG
- the TPC1 gene encoding thiamine transporter TPC1 (COG:C;~EggNog:ENOG410PGGY;~InterPro:IPR018108,IPR023395,IPR002067;~PFAM:PF00153;~TransMembrane:2 (o17-38i280-303o);~go_process: GO:0055085 - transmembrane transport [Evidence IEA]), translated as MSAGGEHLKDEGTRRQVVLAGGIAGLISRFCIAPLDVVKIRLQLQIHSMSDPVSHQHVQGPIYKGTFSTMRSILKEEGITGLWKGNIPAELMYITYGAVQFTTYRSTTQALAQLGPYRPPQPVESFISGAFAGGVATAATYPLDLLRTRFAAQGRERIYLSLFSSVRDIAHLEGAAGFFRGCSAAVGQIVPYMGLFFATYETLRPVMSDVQHLPFGSGDAAAGVMASVLAKTGVFPLDLVRKRLQVQGPTRHMYVHRNIPEYQGVFNTIRMILRTQGVRGLYRGLVVSLIKAAPASAVTMWSYETTLRLLMEMKVGADQKD; from the exons ATGTCTGCCGGGGGGGAGCACCTCAAGGATGAG GGTACACGGCGGCAGGTGGTTCTGGCAGGTGGAATCGCCGGGCTTATCTCACG ATTCTGCATCGCTCCCCTCGATGTCGTCAAGATCCGCCTCCAGCTCCAAATCCACTCCATGTCGGACCCCGTGTCCCATCAACATGTCCAAGGTCCAATCTACAAGGGGACCTTCTCCACGATGCGGTCCATCTTGAAAGAAGAAGGGATAACA ggcctctggaaagGCAACATCCCCGCCGAACTAATGTACATCACCTACGGCGccgtccaattcaccacCTACCGCAGCACAACCCAAGCCCTAGCCCAACTAGGCCCCTACCGCCCCCCACAACCCGTTGAATCCTTCATCTCCGGCGCCTTCGCTGGCGGTGTCGCGACAGCCGCTACATACCCCCTCGACCTCCTGCGCACGCGCTTCGCCGCGCAAGGCCGTGAACGCATCTACCTCTCCCTTTTCTCATCCGTCCGTGACATCGCACATCTAGAAGGTGCGGCGGGGTTCTTCCGCGGGTGCAGTGCGGCTGTGGGACAGATTGTGCCGTATATGGGTCTGTTTTTTGCGACGTATGAGACGCTGCGGCCGGTGATGTCGGATGTGCAGCATTTGCCGTTTGGGTCTGGGGATGCCGCGGCGGGGGTTATGGCAAGTGTGTTGGCGAAGACGGGGGTGTTTCCGTTGGATCTTGTGAGGAAAAGGTTGCAGGTGCAGGGGCCGACAAGGCATATGTATGTGCATCGCAATATTCCTGAGTATCAGGGGGTGTTTAATACCATTCGGATGATTCTGCGGACGCAGGGTGTGCGTGGTCTGTACCGTGGATTGGTTGTTAGCCTCATCAAGGCTGCGCCGGCTAGTGCGGTCACCATGTGGTCCTACGAGACTACATTGAGACTACTGATGGAGATGAAGGTGGGAGCTGATCAGAAAGACTGA
- a CDS encoding putative Gamma-butyrobetaine hydroxylase subfamily (COG:I;~EggNog:ENOG410PFA3;~InterPro:IPR010376,IPR038492,IPR003819,IPR042098;~PFAM:PF02668,PF06155;~go_function: GO:0016491 - oxidoreductase activity [Evidence IEA];~go_process: GO:0055114 - oxidation-reduction process [Evidence IEA]), giving the protein MSTLTMARPLGRLLRSSPPIARPLPSILRRGHRSNPPRAPFSKFPVKSEYSRLEYPKLEKELPVGISVNKTHFQVSIGNGDMREYLFPALRDSCKCPICVDPYSKQRNFRTSDIPNEIQPRNIEVDGKDIIVQWTNDIPGYDTSHTSRYDIDTLIVPVKSTTKLIAASRPRRTWGREWMNKSQFWISYDDYMNNEVEFAFAMRSLCDTGLIFIKDIPDSREEVEKLATRMGPLRNTFYGPTWDVRSIPQATNVAYTNQFLGFHMDLMYMREPPGYQLLHCLENSCDGGESMFSDGFHAAKQIYKMGPELFDILTDVQLCYEYNHEGAIYHNRWPVIETTTMRHPTEFPPIRHVNYSPPFQGPVHSRQIGRNHHEFKKFREALKIFSELLEHEESTFELKLEPGQCVIFENRRVVHARRQFNTAVGRRWLAGAYVDEDCLWSRFRRSIRDYPEAWPGQWDDPNKKLQREFESH; this is encoded by the coding sequence ATGTCAACCCTCACTATGGCTCGTCCCCTGGGCAGGCTCCTACGATCCTCTCCGCCGATTGCTCGTCCTCTTCCCTCCATCCTCCGTCGTGGTCACCGTTCGAACCCACCGAGGGCACCGTTTTCGAAGTTTCCCGTGAAGTCAGAATATTCTAGGCTGGAATATCCCAAGCTAGAGAAGGAATTACCTGTCGGAATTTCTGTGAACAAGACGCATTTTCAGGTGTCCATTGGGAATGGTGATATGAGAGAGTATTTATTCCCGGCTCTACGTGATTCTTGCAAATGTCCTATTTGTGTCGATCCGTACTCGAAGCAACGCAACTTCCGGACGTCGGATATCCCAAATGAGATCCAACCGCGCAATATTGAGGTCGATGGCAAGGACATAATCGTCCAATGGACCAATGACATTCCTGGCTATGATACATCCCATACTTCAAGATACGACATAGATACTCTTATTGTTCCGGTCAAGTCAACAACAAAGCTCATCGCTGCGTCGAGGCCGCGTAGGACCTGGGGTCGGGAATGGATGAACAAGTCACAGTTCTGGATTTCGTACGACGACTATATGAATAACGAAGTCGAGTTTGCGTTCGCGATGCGGAGTCTATGTGACACTGGACTCATCTTTATCAAGGATATCCCCGATTCCCGTGAAGAGGTCGAGAAGTTGGCTACGCGCATGGGTCCGCTCCGGAACACATTTTACGGCCCGACATGGGATGTGCGCAGTATTCCCCAGGCCACGAATGTGGCTTACACGAACCAATTCCTCGGGTTTCACATGGACTTGATGTACATGCGCGAGCCTCCAGGCTATCAGCTTCTCCATTGTTTAGAAAACTCATGTGATGGAGGCGAGTCGATGTTTTCAGACGGTTTCCACGCGGCCAAGCAAATCTACAAGATGGGACCGGAGTTGTTTGATATTCTTACCGACGTTCAGCTTTGCTACGAATACAACCATGAGGGCGCCATATATCACAACCGCTGGCCGGTAATCGAGACCACAACCATGAGACACCCTACAGAATTCCCACCGATTCGGCATGTCAACTATTCCCCTCCGTTCCAGGGCCCTGTACATTCTCGACAAATCGGGAGAAACCACCACGAGTTCAAGAAGTTCAGAGAGGCCCTCAAAATTTTCTCTGAGCTCCTCGAGCACGAGGAAAGCACCTTCGAACTGAAGTTGGAGCCCGGCCAGTGTGTCATTTTCGAGAATCGTCGGGTCGTCCATGCCCGGAGACAATTCAATACTGCTGTCGGTCGGCGCTGGCTTGCGGGAGCCTATGTCGATGAAGACTGCCTGTGGTCTCGGTTCCGGCGGAGTATCCGTGACTATCCTGAGGCTTGGCCAGGCCAATGGGATGACCCGAACAAAAAGCTTCAGCGGGAATTCGAGTCGCATTAG
- a CDS encoding tubulin alpha chain (COG:Z;~EggNog:ENOG410PJZJ;~InterPro:IPR023123,IPR008280,IPR036525,IPR037103, IPR000217,IPR018316,IPR003008,IPR002452,IPR017975;~PFAM:PF03953,PF00091;~go_component: GO:0005874 - microtubule [Evidence IEA];~go_function: GO:0003924 - GTPase activity [Evidence IEA];~go_function: GO:0005200 - structural constituent of cytoskeleton [Evidence IEA];~go_function: GO:0005525 - GTP binding [Evidence IEA];~go_process: GO:0007017 - microtubule-based process [Evidence IEA]), with protein MRGEICHIHIGQAGAQLGTSAWELYLLEHGLKADGRIDEERIEEIGDGGSRETFFTETGNGKYVPRSVFVDLDPSPIDEVRTGSFRQLFHPEFLVSGKEDAANNYARGHYTIGKELVDNVLDRVRRVSDNCSSLQGFLVFHSFGGGTGSGFGALLLERLATEYGKKSKLEFAVYPSPRVSTAVVEPYNAVLSTHSTIENSDCTFLVDNEAVYDICRRNLDIPRPSYEHLNRLIAQVVSSVTSSLRFDGALNVDLAEFQTNLVPFPRIHYPLISYAPVVSSSRSSHESFKVQDLTFQCFEPNNQMVVCDPRNGKYMAVALLYRGDVVPRDCTQAVANVKAKASFNLVEWCPTGFKLGINYQKPQRVPDSEMAPVDRSVSMLSNTTAISEAWSRLDHKFDLMYSKRAFVHWYVGEGMEEGEFSEAREDLAALEKDYEEVANDGEPDVEEEAEY; from the exons ATGAGAGGAGAA ATTTGCCATATTCACATTGGCCAGGCTGGTGCGCAGCTGGGTACCAGCGCTTGGGAGCT GTACCTGCTCGAGCACGGTCTTAAGGCCGACGGTCGAATTGATGAAGAGAGAATCGAAGAGATTGGCGACGGTGGCTCCCGCGAGACCTTCTTCACCGAGACCGGCAATGGGAAATATGTGCCTAGATCGGTCTTTGTCGACCTTGACCCTTCG CCCATTGATGAGGTCCGCACCGGCAGCTTCCGTCAGCTCTTCCACCCCGAATTCTTGGTCAGCGGAAAGGAGGATGCCGCCAACAACT ATGCCCGTGGACACTACACTATCGGAAAGGAATTGGTGGACAATGTCCTCGACCGCGTTCGCCGTGTTTCTG ACAACTGCTCCTCTCTGCAGGGTTTCCTAGTCTTCCACTCTTTCGGTGGTGGTACTGGTTCCGGATTTGGTGCCCTGCTGTTGGAGCGTCTCGCCACTGAGTATGGCAAGAAGTCGAAGCTCGAGTTCGCCGTCTACCCCTCTCCTCGTGTATCGACCGCTGTCGTCGAACCTTACAACGCTGTCTTGTCCACCCACAGCACTATTGAGAACTCGGACTGCACCTTCTTGGTCGACAACGAGGCTGTCTACGATATCTGCCGTCGCAACTTGGACATCCCTCGTCCCAGCTATGAGCACCTGAACCGTCTGATCGCCCAGGTTGTTAGCTCTGTCACCTCCAGTCTCCGTTTCGATGGCGCCCTCAACGTTGATCTGGCTGAGTTCCAGACCAACTTAGTGCCCTTCCCTCGTATTCACTATCCTCTCATTTCCTACGCTCCTGTTGTGTCCAGCAGCCGCAGCTCTCACGAGAGCTTCAAGGTCCAGGACCTCACTTTCCAAT GCTTCGAGCCCAACAACCAAATGGTCGTTTGTGACCCCCGCAACGGCAAGTACATGGCTGTCGCTCTTTTGTACCGTGGTGACGTTGTGCCGCGTGACTGCACTCAGGCCGTGGCCAACGTCAAGGCCAAGGCTTCTTTCAACTTGGTTGAGTGGTGCCCTACCGGTTTCAAGTTGGGTATCAACTACCAGAAGCCTCAGCGCGTTCCTGACAGCGAGATGGCGCCTGTTGACCGTTCCGTCAGCATGCTCTCCAACACCACTGCCATCTCCGAAGCTTGGAGCCGTCTCGATCACAAGTTCGACCTCATGTACTCCAAGCGCGCTTTCGTTCACTGGTACGTTGGCGAAGGTATGGAAGAGGGTGAGTTCTCTGAGGCCCGTGAGGACCTGGCTGCTTTGGAGAAGGACTACGAGGAGGTTGCCAACGATGGCGAGCCCGACGTCGAGGAGGAAGCCGAGTACTAA
- a CDS encoding Mechanosensitive ion channel family (COG:M;~EggNog:ENOG410PF8H;~InterPro:IPR010920,IPR011992,IPR016688,IPR006685, IPR002048,IPR018247;~PFAM:PF00924;~TransMembrane:6 (i181-202o214-234i262-281o301-322i528-553o559-580i);~go_component: GO:0016020 - membrane [Evidence IEA];~go_function: GO:0005509 - calcium ion binding [Evidence IEA];~go_process: GO:0055085 - transmembrane transport [Evidence IEA]), translating to MPTPVEETPEPKYHDDKDDKRDDKKGEKEKDAQSDYIHDNDDDDDDDDAISPSDNGHHYAEPGPSDPSHLRVDTELDRDLLALRSPSANREQSLRLEDDLALLEAERVASASTRDDHDKDQKSASSAALSRSRRSENVDEFDEATNPLHEKAAVYNPPENPNTRLALFIKKIHQSSFIIRYFTYIVPVVLLLLIPLLVGALAFPNANVGGVELLWFSVWLEIVWLTLWAGRIVAKTLPIPIGILASIFTNNAKKWRDLAKQLELHATIFFWWLGVEISFLPTMKNHHVDHDGRTRGWENTVNKLIISFFVWTILNLIEKFLIQLIAMSFHLRTYSDRIEINKFQIGSLTKLYSYSREKITQLDADFEERGPSQGDRTGYRTPMRYAGRAQRVAKGVAKGAMQKVGDVAGAVAADFTGKKATNSTHPHTVVLTLLRTTSGCQVLARRLYRTFARDGFDVVFSGDLKEAFDNNEEADAAFAMFDRDMNGDISMEELEAACVETGRERKSITASLKDLDSVVSRLDNVLEFFVVVISLIVFVTLISTSAAGVLTSAGSSVLALSWLFSATAQEFLQSVIFVFVKHPFDVGDRVTVYGNSGDAGLGDDYFVKQISLLYTEFKKMQGHIVQAPNSYLNGLFILNQRRSGALAEAIPIIIKYGTTLEQIDGLRQRLVEFVRSESREFQPNVLTEMREVTDNFSITLNVVFFYKSNWQNEGLRLQRRNKFICMLMIALQEIGIEGSRMNLQGAHVGFPVHVNWHGAPPSQPPPSYNDNDNGNNNDTLRPTPAVGTDNTSNPPGSAGSSSATAARHPSILRKGMNTAAARARGDSIASRKHVDFSLGMSEMASGDILGDVFEDRRTNPRVDVDIVRETNRETAERRIQEIREEEEEEESERRRSESSRKSSRRGGAGTPAGGSNTNLSIPSHGDGRPSNESHGNLSLSSSLHRRGFFRRKSSASREQEDLEEGRAQQARVEDEKS from the exons ATGCCGACCCCCGTGGAGGAGACCCCGGAGCCCAAATATCACGACGATAAGGACGACAAGAGAGACGACAAAAAAGgcgagaaggaaaaggacgCCCAGAGTGACTATATTCACgacaatgatgatgatgatgatgatgatgatgccaTCTCCCCCTCCGACAATGGCCACCACTACGCGGAGCCGGGTCCTAGCGATCCCAGCCACTTGAGAGTTGATACCGAATTGGACCGTGATTTGTTGGCCTTGCGCTCGCCGTCTGCAAACCGGGAGCAGTCGTTGCGGCTGGAGGATGATCTGGCGCTGCTCGAGGCCGAACGGGTGGCCTCCGCATCCACCCGGGATGACCACGACAAGGATCAAAAGTCTGCCAGTTCCGCTGCGCTGAGCCGGTCTCGTCGCTCGGAGAACGTCGATGAGTTTGACGAGGCGACTAACCCGTTGCACGAGAAGGCCGCTGTCTACAACCCTCCAGAAAACCCCAACACGAGGCTTGCTCTCTTCATCAAGAAGATCCATCAGTCCAGCTTTATTATCCGTTACTTCACCTATATTGTCCCCGTGGTCCTGCTTTTGCTGATTCCCCTGCTGGTCGGTGCATTGGCCTTCCCCAATGCCAATGTTGGAGGCGTCGAGTTACTGTGGTTCTCGGTTTGGTTGGAAATCGTCTGGCTGACTCTGTGGGCAGGAAGG ATTGTTGCCAAAACGCTCCCCATTCCCATTGGCATCTTGGCTAGTATCTTCACCAACAATGCGAAGAAATGGCGCGACCTGGCCAAGCAACTCGAACTCCATGCGACCATCTTCTTCTGGTGGTTGGGCGTGGAAATCTCGTTCTTACCCACCATGAAGAACCACCATGTCGACCATGACGGGCGTACGCGCGGTTGGGAGAACACTGTCAACAAACTCAtcatttccttcttcgtctgGACCATCCTGAACCTGATTGAAAAGTTCCTCATCCAGTTGATCGCCATGAGTTTCCATCTCCGTACGTACTCGGACCGCATTGAAATCAACAAGTTCCAGATTGGCAGCTTGACGAAGCTCTACTCCTACTCCCGCGAGAAGATCACCCAGCTGGACGCCGACTTTGAGGAAAGGGGTCCTTCCCAGGGCGATCGAACCGGTTATCGCACTCCCATGCGCTACGCCGGACGTGCCCAGCGTGTGGCCAAGGGTGTGGCCAAGGGTGCAATGCAGAAGGTCGGTGATGTCGCAGGAGCTGTGGCGGCCGACTTTACCGGTAAGAAGGCGACCAACAGCACCCATCCGCACACCGTCGTCCTGACCCTTCTGCGCACCACCTCGGGCTGCCAGGTGTTGGCCCGCCGACTGTATCGGACCTTTGCGCGCGACGGATTCGACGTTGTCTTTTCTGGTGATTTGAAGGAGGCGTTTGACAACAATGAGGAAGCAGACGCGGCGTTTGCCATGTTTGACCGCGACATGAACGGCGATATCTCCATGGAAGAGCTGGAGGCAGCGTGTGTGGAGACTGGCCGCGAGCGCAAGTCCATCACAGCCTCACTGAAGGATCTTGACTCGGTGGTTTCTCGTCTGGACAACGTGTTGGAGTTCTTCGTTGTGGTCATCTCGCTGATTGTCTTTGTGACCTTGATTTCTACGTCGGCTGCTGGTGTTCTCACCTCCGCTGGTTCCAGTGTCCTCGCCTTGTCCTGGCTGTTCTCCGCGACGGCGCAGGAATTTCTGCAATCGGTCATTTTCGTCTTCGTGAAGCACCCGTTCGATGTTGGCGACCGCGTCACCGTGTACGGTAACTCAGGAGACGCAGGTCTGGGCGACGATTACTTCGTTAAGCAGATCTCACTCCTCTACACCGAATTCAAAAAGATGCAAGGCCACATCGTACAAGCGCCCAACTCGTACCTCAACggcctcttcatcctcaaccAACGCCGCTCTGGTGCCCTAGCCGAAGCCATCcctatcatcatcaaatacGGGACCACTCTCGAACAAATCGACGGCCTCCGCCAACGCCTCGTCGAGTTCGTCCGCAGTGAAAGCCGTGAATTCCAGCCCAACGTGCTCACCGAAATGCGCGAGGTCACCGACAACTTCAGCATCACACTGAACGTCGTCTTTTTCTACAAATCCAACTGGCAGAACGAGGGCTTGCGCCTCCAACGCCGCAACAAGTTCATCTGCATGCTCATGATTGCCCTCCAGGAGATCGGCATCGAGGGCTCGCGCATGAACCTCCAGGGTGCCCACGTCGGCTTCCCCGTCCACGTCAACTGGCACGGCGCTCCCCCTTCGCAACCTCCACCTAGCTACAATGACAATGACAACGGTAACAACAACGATACGCTCAGGCCAACCCCCGCAGTCGGCACAGACAACACCAGCAACCCGCCCGGCAGCGCCGGTAGTTCCTCCGCCACCGCCGCCCGCCACCCCTCCATCTTGCGCAAGGGCATGAACACAGCTGCGGCCCGCGCCCGTGGCGACTCCATCGCCTCCCGCAAACATGTCGACTTCTCCCTTGGCATGTCCGAAATGGCCTCCGGCGACATATTAGGCGACGTCTTCGAAGACCGCCGGACGAACCCGCGGGTAGACGTGGACATCGTCCGCGAAACCAACCGCGAGACAGCCGAGCGTCGGATCCAAGAAATccgcgaggaagaagaagaagaagaatccgAGCGGCGACGCAGCGAGTCGTCGAGGAAGAGTTCTCGGCGCGGCGGCGCGGGGACTCCAGCTGGTGGGTCGAACACGAACCTTAGCATTCCGTCGCATGGCGATGGGAGACCGTCGAATGAGAGTCATGGGAATCTGAGTCTGTCGTCGTCGTTGCATCGAAGGGGGTTCTTTAGGAGGAAGAGTAGTGCTAGTCGGGAGCAGGAGGATTTGGAGGAGGGGCGTGCGCAGCAGGCTCGtgttgaggatgagaagagCTGA